In a single window of the Bradyrhizobium erythrophlei genome:
- a CDS encoding enoyl-CoA hydratase-related protein, which yields MPRAALALANVQYEKKGSIAYVTVNRPKVLNALNTPTWTDLQTAFEDAKADASVQGVILTGAGDKAFIAGADISELAHVDAYGAEESSRFGQGVLDLVENLGKPVIAAINGFALGGGCETAMACTMRIAAEHARFGQPEVKLGLLPGGGGTQRLPRLVGKGRALQLILTGETISAQEAYRIGLVNEVVPAASLIDRAETILKKIMANAPIAVKFSLEAANKGLETSQSEGLALEASYFGICAATEDKKEGTSAFLEKRAPKFRGR from the coding sequence TTGCCCAGAGCAGCGTTGGCGCTTGCGAACGTCCAGTACGAAAAGAAGGGTTCGATCGCCTACGTGACGGTCAATCGGCCCAAGGTGCTCAACGCGCTCAACACGCCGACGTGGACCGATTTGCAGACGGCATTCGAGGATGCAAAGGCCGACGCATCCGTGCAGGGCGTGATCCTCACCGGCGCGGGCGACAAGGCTTTTATCGCCGGCGCGGATATCAGTGAACTCGCGCATGTCGACGCCTACGGTGCGGAGGAGTCCAGCCGGTTCGGGCAGGGCGTGCTGGACCTCGTCGAAAATCTCGGCAAGCCGGTGATCGCGGCGATCAATGGCTTTGCGCTTGGCGGAGGCTGCGAGACGGCAATGGCTTGCACGATGAGAATCGCGGCCGAGCACGCCAGATTTGGGCAGCCCGAAGTCAAGCTGGGCCTGCTGCCGGGCGGCGGCGGAACGCAGCGTTTGCCGCGCCTGGTCGGAAAGGGTCGTGCGTTACAGCTGATCCTCACGGGCGAGACGATTTCCGCGCAGGAGGCCTATCGCATTGGCCTCGTCAACGAAGTCGTTCCTGCAGCCAGCCTGATTGATCGTGCCGAGACGATTCTGAAGAAGATCATGGCCAATGCGCCGATCGCCGTGAAGTTCTCCCTGGAGGCGGCGAACAAGGGGCTGGAGACCAGCCAGAGCGAAGGTCTTGCCTTGGAGGCTTCCTACTTCGGCATTTGCGCCGCCACCGAAGACAAGAAGGAAGGCACCTCCGCCTTCCTCGAGAAACGTGCGCCGAAGTTTCGCGGTCGGTGA